Proteins encoded within one genomic window of Halodesulfurarchaeum formicicum:
- a CDS encoding ABC transporter permease, which translates to MSTQTVQEGGSSTRSLFERLRASPFLSQLLSNRLALAGILIILAMLAIAIYSRFALDLEVISQSQLGTNPNRAAPSLEYPFGTDGQARDLLPRVAYGAWYAMLYGSITVGASTVLGVGMGIIAAYYGDVTDNVIMRSMDVLLAFPSLLLALALVSIFPDELGLWRAVMALTLVYTPRFARVVRGAALTVLEDEYIDATEALGATDPRILVRHILPNTLAPITVQSTLNFGLAIIDLAALSFLGFGASAGTPSWGLMLSNGVSLGLLTGVWWWSFFPGLFLALTVLGFNLLGDGMRDALDPRMREAVD; encoded by the coding sequence ATGAGTACACAAACAGTCCAGGAGGGCGGCAGTTCGACCCGGAGCCTCTTCGAGCGGCTTCGCGCCTCGCCGTTCCTCTCCCAGCTCCTGTCGAATCGGCTGGCGCTTGCCGGCATTCTGATCATCCTCGCGATGCTCGCCATCGCGATCTACTCCCGGTTCGCACTGGACCTCGAGGTCATCTCACAGAGTCAGCTCGGCACGAACCCGAATCGGGCGGCCCCGAGTCTGGAGTACCCCTTCGGAACCGACGGGCAGGCCCGAGATCTGCTGCCCCGGGTGGCCTATGGGGCCTGGTACGCGATGCTCTACGGGTCGATAACCGTCGGTGCGTCGACGGTGCTCGGTGTGGGGATGGGCATCATTGCAGCCTACTACGGCGACGTGACTGACAACGTCATCATGCGGTCGATGGACGTGCTGCTCGCGTTCCCCTCCTTGCTCCTCGCCCTGGCTCTCGTCTCGATCTTCCCCGACGAGTTGGGCCTCTGGCGGGCCGTGATGGCACTGACCCTCGTCTACACGCCACGGTTTGCCCGCGTCGTACGGGGGGCTGCACTCACGGTCCTCGAAGACGAGTACATCGACGCCACCGAGGCCCTCGGGGCGACCGATCCGCGAATCCTCGTTCGACACATTTTGCCAAACACGCTCGCACCCATTACCGTTCAGAGCACCCTCAACTTCGGGCTCGCGATCATCGACCTCGCGGCGCTCTCGTTTTTGGGTTTCGGCGCCTCGGCGGGAACGCCGTCCTGGGGATTGATGCTCTCGAACGGCGTCAGCCTGGGCCTCCTGACCGGGGTCTGGTGGTGGTCGTTCTTCCCGGGACTGTTCCTCGCATTGACCGTCCTCGGGTTCAACCTGCTCGGTGACGGCATGCGTGACGCCCTCGACCCACGGATGCGTGAGGCCGTGGACTGA
- the glyS gene encoding glycine--tRNA ligase, which produces MKALTELAKRRGFFFQTGKAYGGVGGFYTYGPEGATLKSTVESTWRDRWVTREGHDEIDAPTILPEAVFEASGHLDGFDDLLVECPECQSSHRADHLIEDQTDIAEAESFTPREIESLLAEHEIECPSCGTPLAGEPVEEFNLMFETAIGPGSTNKGYLRPETAQGIFVDFPRLREYARGELPFGVAQIGRAYRNEISPRNAIVRTREFTQAELELFFDPESDDPPLSRVANVEAPLYSAADQDGDGEVHFEAIGEAVESGPIADDWVGYYVGVATEWYERIGIDLDRLRFRQHQPEERAHYATDCWDAEADVSGPDEEPNWIELAGIANRGTYDLSHHAAHTDERFSVFQEYDEPRTVERATVDPDMAALGPEYGSQAADIAAALEELAETDRSAFEGDSVTVELDGETVDVPIEQTGFQVAEVTERGQHETPTVIEPSMGIDRTVYAILVHAYDEDEIDGEHRTVLRLPAEMAPTLVGVFPLMDKDGLGERARELERELRAAGLATTYDDSGAIGRRYRRQDEVGTPYTVTVDYESLETDTVTIRDRDTTEQVRVPMAELPETLAALRDGERTFEQL; this is translated from the coding sequence ATGAAGGCCCTGACCGAACTCGCGAAGCGCCGGGGGTTTTTCTTCCAGACCGGGAAAGCCTACGGCGGCGTCGGCGGGTTCTACACGTACGGCCCGGAGGGAGCGACGCTCAAGTCGACCGTCGAATCGACCTGGCGTGACCGCTGGGTGACACGGGAGGGCCACGACGAGATCGACGCCCCGACGATCCTGCCCGAGGCGGTCTTCGAGGCCTCGGGGCATCTCGATGGCTTCGATGATCTGCTGGTGGAGTGTCCGGAGTGCCAGAGCAGCCACCGGGCCGATCACCTGATCGAGGACCAGACCGACATCGCCGAGGCCGAGAGTTTCACGCCCAGGGAGATCGAGTCGCTGCTCGCCGAACACGAGATCGAGTGCCCGAGCTGTGGGACCCCGCTCGCCGGCGAACCGGTCGAGGAGTTCAACCTCATGTTCGAGACCGCGATCGGCCCCGGCTCGACGAACAAGGGCTATCTCCGCCCGGAAACCGCCCAGGGAATCTTCGTCGACTTCCCGCGGCTCCGCGAGTACGCCCGCGGGGAGTTGCCCTTCGGCGTGGCACAGATCGGTCGGGCCTACCGCAACGAGATCAGCCCGCGAAACGCCATCGTGCGCACGAGAGAGTTCACTCAGGCCGAACTCGAACTGTTCTTCGATCCCGAGAGCGACGACCCGCCGCTCTCCCGGGTCGCGAACGTCGAGGCCCCACTGTACAGCGCCGCGGACCAGGACGGCGACGGCGAGGTGCACTTCGAAGCGATCGGCGAGGCCGTCGAATCCGGCCCGATCGCCGACGACTGGGTCGGCTACTACGTGGGCGTGGCGACCGAGTGGTACGAGCGGATCGGGATCGACCTGGATCGGCTCCGGTTCAGACAGCACCAGCCCGAGGAGCGGGCCCACTACGCCACGGACTGCTGGGACGCCGAGGCCGACGTGAGCGGGCCCGACGAGGAACCGAACTGGATCGAACTGGCGGGTATCGCCAACCGGGGGACCTACGACCTCTCCCATCACGCGGCCCACACCGACGAGCGGTTCAGCGTCTTCCAGGAGTACGACGAACCACGGACGGTCGAGCGGGCCACGGTCGACCCCGACATGGCCGCCCTGGGACCGGAGTACGGCTCCCAGGCCGCCGATATTGCCGCCGCGCTCGAGGAACTGGCCGAGACCGATCGGTCGGCCTTCGAGGGCGACAGCGTCACCGTCGAACTCGACGGGGAGACCGTCGACGTGCCCATCGAGCAGACCGGCTTCCAGGTCGCGGAAGTCACCGAGCGGGGCCAGCACGAAACCCCGACCGTGATCGAGCCCTCGATGGGGATCGACCGGACCGTCTATGCCATCCTGGTCCACGCCTACGACGAGGACGAGATCGATGGCGAGCACCGGACCGTCCTCCGCCTCCCGGCCGAGATGGCTCCCACCCTGGTCGGGGTCTTCCCGCTGATGGACAAGGACGGCCTCGGCGAGCGGGCCCGCGAACTGGAGCGGGAGTTGCGTGCGGCCGGACTCGCCACGACCTACGACGACTCGGGGGCGATCGGTCGTCGCTACCGCCGTCAGGACGAGGTGGGCACGCCGTACACGGTGACCGTCGACTACGAGAGTTTAGAGACCGACACCGTCACGATCCGGGACCGGGACACCACCGAGCAGGTCCGGGTCCCGATGGCCGAACTGCCCGAGACCCTCGCCGCGCTCCGTGACGGCGAGCGCACCTTCGAACAGCTGTGA
- a CDS encoding DUF7556 family protein — MVSDATSMAATGTAGEVMAAVDEAGSESRLVIADISQDGAWVSASMDATRDLEAWR; from the coding sequence ATGGTGTCCGATGCCACGTCCATGGCCGCCACGGGTACTGCCGGAGAGGTCATGGCTGCAGTCGATGAGGCCGGTTCCGAGTCGCGGCTCGTCATCGCCGACATTTCCCAGGACGGGGCCTGGGTATCGGCGTCGATGGACGCGACACGCGACCTCGAGGCGTGGCGCTGA
- a CDS encoding PPC domain-containing DNA-binding protein: protein MRFQEVSPDRTLLVDLAYDESLLAELEAAVTQADLESAWMLGSGAVRELELTVYDQDAFAADAVAFDEPLEMPVFTGTVTTGPEIAVQGVFSRPSGQAVAGRIESATVYGGEALLWGFEESLDRDRDDATGLDRLDL, encoded by the coding sequence ATGCGCTTTCAGGAGGTGTCCCCTGACCGGACCCTGCTCGTCGATCTTGCGTACGACGAGTCACTGCTCGCGGAACTCGAAGCTGCCGTCACCCAGGCCGACCTGGAATCGGCCTGGATGCTCGGCTCCGGGGCCGTCCGCGAACTCGAACTGACCGTCTACGATCAGGACGCCTTCGCCGCCGACGCCGTCGCCTTCGACGAACCGCTCGAAATGCCCGTGTTCACCGGGACGGTGACCACTGGCCCTGAAATTGCCGTCCAGGGGGTCTTCTCGCGCCCCTCGGGCCAGGCCGTCGCCGGCCGGATCGAATCGGCGACTGTCTACGGCGGTGAGGCCCTCCTTTGGGGCTTCGAGGAATCACTCGACAGGGACCGTGACGACGCCACCGGGCTCGACCGGCTCGATCTGTAG
- a CDS encoding ABC transporter ATP-binding protein, which produces MPPLLSMEDLRTQFATDRGRVKAVDGIDLEIEPGETVGLVGESGSGKSVTALSTMGLVDDPGEIAGGTIEFTDAEIAAELRETFSNPTFVDGNTVDLTAAPEAALRLVRGQAISMIFQDPMTSLNPAHTVGEQVAESLSLHQFGGRRKDTWLNAIREILPRISRDIDPEIRERTIEILEEVGIPEPGARFEEYPHEFSGGMRQRVLIAIALASQPDLLIADEPTTALDVTIQAQILDLIDELQAELGMSVLMITHDLGVVAETCDRVAVMYAGEIVEEGPAEEVFANPSHPYTYTLLESIPTEDKERLTPIAGNVPDLIDMPEGCHFAPRCPWVTDGCTDGEIEFRQHGGTAVDHRSKCLLEDFDKAKYGTDSVLPQDTGERGAEPLLEVSNLKKYYEEEDGVLDRFLGGTGKSVKAVDGVDFSIYPGETLGLVGESGCGKSTAGRALLHLVEPTDGRVLFAGTDLTDLDRSGLREARKDMQMIFQDPLSSLDPRLTVGQTIMEPLKIHDLPESDPSVSTTADLTVSGIERDRVEVEVGDEVDAVVGAAEDVSTVHVSVAVADDDVTVEVDEHVGVETTVSRSESGRIELVSVVVSAGDSDRLRRRRRVNQLIEAVGLETGQYNRYPHEMSGGQRQRVGIARALAVDPDFIVADEPVSALDVSVQAQILNLLEDLQNRFDLTYLFIAHDLSVVRHISDRVAVMYLGEIVELADTEALFEDPRHPYTQALLSAIPVPDPTVGTEDRDILRGDVPSPIDPPSGCHFRTRCPQIIPPADLDVDQEVYREIMFFKQRVEDRAIDLETATNEADSETPRAIAEQLREDHFDTLPTGEAGTVLESAVEQVASGDWEGAESLLDETFESVCEVADPVLSDGDHPAACHLLD; this is translated from the coding sequence ATGCCGCCGCTGCTCTCTATGGAGGATCTCCGCACCCAATTCGCTACTGACCGCGGTCGGGTCAAGGCAGTCGACGGGATCGATCTCGAGATCGAGCCCGGGGAGACTGTCGGCCTGGTCGGGGAGTCCGGCTCTGGCAAGAGTGTCACGGCGCTGTCGACGATGGGTCTCGTCGACGATCCCGGTGAGATTGCCGGGGGAACCATCGAATTCACGGATGCCGAGATTGCTGCTGAACTCCGTGAGACGTTTTCTAACCCAACTTTCGTCGACGGCAACACCGTCGACTTGACCGCTGCCCCGGAGGCGGCGCTTCGTCTCGTGCGGGGGCAGGCGATCAGTATGATCTTCCAGGACCCGATGACGTCCCTCAACCCGGCCCATACGGTCGGCGAGCAGGTCGCGGAGAGCCTGTCTCTCCACCAGTTCGGCGGCCGGCGAAAGGACACGTGGCTGAACGCCATCCGCGAGATCCTGCCCCGAATCAGTCGGGATATCGACCCGGAGATCCGCGAACGCACGATCGAGATCCTCGAGGAGGTCGGCATTCCGGAGCCAGGGGCCCGCTTCGAGGAGTACCCCCACGAGTTCTCCGGTGGCATGCGTCAGCGGGTTCTCATCGCGATCGCGCTGGCGAGCCAGCCGGACCTGCTCATCGCCGACGAGCCGACCACGGCCCTTGACGTGACGATTCAGGCTCAGATTCTGGACCTCATCGACGAGTTACAGGCCGAACTGGGGATGTCCGTGCTCATGATCACTCACGACCTGGGCGTGGTGGCCGAGACCTGTGATCGGGTCGCCGTGATGTACGCCGGCGAGATCGTCGAGGAAGGTCCGGCCGAGGAGGTCTTTGCGAACCCGTCCCATCCCTACACCTACACGCTGCTCGAATCCATCCCGACCGAGGACAAGGAGCGTCTCACGCCCATCGCCGGCAACGTTCCCGATCTCATCGACATGCCCGAGGGGTGTCACTTCGCCCCGCGCTGTCCCTGGGTGACCGATGGCTGTACGGACGGCGAGATCGAATTCCGGCAACACGGTGGGACCGCGGTGGACCACCGGTCCAAGTGTCTCCTCGAGGATTTCGACAAGGCGAAATACGGGACGGACAGCGTCCTCCCACAGGACACCGGTGAGCGCGGGGCGGAGCCGTTGCTCGAGGTCTCCAATCTCAAGAAGTACTACGAGGAAGAGGACGGCGTTCTCGATCGCTTCCTCGGTGGCACCGGAAAGAGTGTCAAGGCCGTCGACGGGGTCGACTTCTCGATCTACCCGGGTGAGACACTCGGCCTCGTCGGGGAGTCCGGCTGTGGGAAATCGACGGCTGGCCGGGCCCTCCTCCATCTCGTCGAGCCGACCGACGGGCGGGTCCTCTTTGCCGGCACTGACCTCACCGACCTGGATCGGTCCGGGTTGCGGGAGGCCAGGAAGGACATGCAGATGATCTTCCAGGACCCGCTCTCCTCGCTCGACCCCCGACTGACAGTCGGGCAGACGATCATGGAACCGCTCAAGATCCACGACCTCCCGGAGAGCGATCCGTCCGTCAGCACGACGGCCGACCTCACGGTTTCGGGAATCGAACGGGACCGTGTGGAAGTCGAGGTTGGCGACGAGGTCGATGCCGTGGTCGGGGCGGCTGAGGATGTCTCGACGGTACACGTCTCCGTGGCGGTCGCGGACGACGACGTCACCGTCGAGGTGGACGAACACGTTGGCGTCGAAACCACGGTTTCACGCTCGGAATCGGGCCGGATCGAACTGGTCTCGGTTGTCGTCTCCGCTGGCGACAGCGACCGGCTCCGACGCCGCCGTCGGGTCAACCAGCTTATCGAAGCCGTCGGGCTCGAAACTGGTCAGTACAACCGGTATCCTCACGAAATGTCGGGTGGCCAGCGTCAACGGGTCGGGATCGCCCGTGCGCTGGCGGTGGATCCGGACTTCATCGTCGCCGACGAACCGGTCTCGGCGCTGGACGTTTCGGTTCAGGCCCAGATCCTCAATCTGCTCGAGGACCTGCAAAATCGCTTCGATCTCACGTACCTGTTCATCGCCCACGACCTCTCGGTTGTGAGACATATCTCCGACCGCGTCGCGGTGATGTATCTCGGCGAGATCGTCGAACTCGCGGACACCGAAGCGCTATTCGAAGATCCCCGACACCCGTACACACAGGCCCTGCTCTCGGCGATTCCGGTCCCGGATCCGACGGTGGGAACCGAAGACCGCGACATCCTGCGGGGTGACGTTCCATCCCCCATCGACCCGCCGTCGGGCTGTCACTTCCGCACACGGTGTCCGCAGATCATTCCGCCCGCGGACCTCGACGTGGATCAGGAGGTGTATCGAGAGATCATGTTCTTCAAACAGCGCGTTGAGGACCGGGCAATCGACCTGGAGACGGCGACCAACGAGGCCGACTCCGAGACGCCGCGCGCGATCGCCGAGCAGTTGCGCGAGGATCACTTCGACACGCTTCCAACCGGTGAGGCCGGGACGGTTCTCGAGTCGGCAGTCGAACAGGTCGCGTCGGGCGACTGGGAGGGGGCGGAATCGCTCCTCGACGAAACCTTCGAAAGTGTCTGTGAGGTTGCGGACCCGGTCTTGTCGGATGGGGACCATCCCGCGGCGTGTCATCTGCTGGATTGA
- a CDS encoding ABC transporter permease — MFPKRFVIKRLLLLVPVLIGVATVVFSILHLSPGDPALTIAGQRASEEFVEQIREGLGLNDPIWVQYVDFLWNAAQLDFGDSYIIYRNTPVREVLIEKLPVTIELALYGQFFGILFGIPFGLVSAIKQDTITDHLSRVGALAGISIPIFWSGPILIFVFAQFFGVLPTSGRISSLYNFQAIRVTGLVTVDTLIAGEWDMFVSAVRHMLLPSLTIGIYSMALISRMMRSSMLEVIRQDYIRTARAKGQGAKITVLKHGFRNALIPVITVIGIQFGTLLGGAVLTETVFAIGGIGVLLVEAIKVGDYPIVQGTVLTFAFLFTLVNLGVDITYSYLDPRINQ; from the coding sequence ATGTTCCCGAAGCGTTTCGTCATCAAACGCCTCCTGCTGCTCGTCCCCGTGCTGATCGGGGTGGCGACAGTCGTCTTCTCGATTTTGCACCTGTCTCCGGGTGATCCGGCACTGACGATCGCCGGGCAACGAGCGAGCGAGGAGTTCGTCGAACAGATCCGAGAAGGCCTCGGCCTGAACGATCCGATATGGGTTCAGTACGTGGACTTCCTCTGGAATGCCGCCCAGCTCGACTTCGGGGACTCCTACATCATCTACCGGAATACGCCGGTCCGGGAGGTCCTCATCGAGAAGCTCCCGGTGACCATCGAACTGGCGCTCTACGGCCAGTTTTTCGGCATTCTCTTTGGCATTCCGTTCGGGCTCGTTAGCGCGATCAAGCAGGACACGATCACCGACCACCTCTCCCGGGTCGGGGCCCTGGCCGGCATCAGCATCCCGATCTTCTGGAGTGGGCCGATCCTGATCTTCGTCTTCGCCCAGTTTTTCGGCGTGTTGCCGACAAGTGGCCGGATCTCCTCACTTTACAACTTCCAGGCGATACGGGTTACTGGCCTGGTGACCGTGGACACGCTCATCGCTGGCGAGTGGGATATGTTCGTCTCCGCGGTTCGGCATATGTTGTTGCCCTCGCTCACGATCGGAATCTACTCGATGGCGCTGATCTCCCGGATGATGCGGTCCTCGATGCTCGAGGTTATCAGACAGGACTACATCCGAACGGCTCGGGCGAAGGGCCAGGGGGCCAAGATCACGGTCCTCAAACACGGTTTCCGAAACGCGCTCATCCCGGTCATCACGGTCATCGGCATCCAGTTTGGCACCCTCCTCGGTGGCGCGGTCCTGACCGAGACGGTCTTTGCGATCGGCGGTATCGGCGTCCTGCTCGTCGAGGCGATCAAGGTCGGTGATTACCCCATCGTCCAGGGAACGGTGCTGACCTTCGCGTTCCTCTTCACGCTCGTGAACCTCGGCGTCGACATCACCTACTCGTACCTTGACCCACGGATCAACCAATGA
- a CDS encoding ABC transporter substrate-binding protein — translation MSSSDSTVSRRGFLTAAGGAAVTAALAGCSGNGTDDQDNGDSEDSTLLRYGRGSHSTTLDFQNSTSGEVAKVTENLYDKLIDFVPGEATLREGLATDYSMDGQTVSLTLREGVTFHDGEEFTAQDFVATYRRFTDPDYEYYAGDDYVSAYGGFTLGNWIEDIQVDGDYEMTIELSQQYAPFFRNLAMFPSAVHSEASIEEYGTDLQSNANGTGPFELETLDDGNEQIRLSANEDYWGEGPHVDELVFVTVGENSTRAQSLGSGELDIIDGLGAQSAQQVEGFDNASLERKEGINIGYMAFNLSSIEQFQDRRVRQAISYAIDTESIVEEIYAGVAVQASQPLPPNLLGYNEDLDPYPYDPDEAQQLLDEAGYGDGFSFELATFQNPRAYNPSPLQTAETVASNLGEVGIDVEINQQSFGPFLEYTAEGRHDACFLGWMTDNADPDNFAYALLHPQVESDQLTEGQDWVSFDTEGFNTSNRAGWANREYMDLVEQGQRTLDEAEREDLYNQAMQIAHDEAPWVYLDYAEELRGVANRVQNYTVATISGPYLNYVSVE, via the coding sequence ATGTCATCCAGTGACAGCACGGTTTCGCGTCGTGGATTTCTCACCGCAGCCGGCGGTGCTGCCGTTACTGCTGCACTCGCGGGATGTAGTGGTAATGGGACTGACGACCAAGACAACGGGGATTCCGAGGATTCCACGCTGTTGCGATACGGCCGTGGCAGTCACTCGACGACGCTTGACTTCCAGAACAGTACCAGTGGCGAGGTCGCGAAGGTCACCGAGAACCTCTATGACAAGCTGATCGACTTCGTCCCGGGTGAGGCGACGCTGCGCGAGGGGTTGGCGACGGACTACTCGATGGACGGCCAGACCGTCTCGCTGACGCTCCGAGAGGGTGTGACCTTCCACGACGGCGAGGAGTTCACCGCCCAGGACTTCGTGGCGACCTATCGCCGCTTCACCGATCCTGACTACGAGTACTACGCCGGCGACGATTACGTGTCCGCGTACGGCGGCTTTACGCTCGGGAACTGGATCGAAGACATCCAGGTGGACGGGGATTACGAGATGACGATCGAGTTGTCCCAGCAATACGCCCCGTTCTTCCGGAATCTGGCCATGTTCCCCTCTGCGGTCCACTCGGAGGCGTCCATCGAAGAGTACGGCACGGACCTGCAGTCAAATGCGAACGGAACTGGTCCCTTCGAGCTTGAGACCCTCGACGACGGCAACGAGCAGATCCGGCTGTCGGCCAACGAGGACTACTGGGGTGAAGGCCCCCACGTCGACGAACTCGTCTTCGTCACCGTCGGTGAGAACTCGACGCGAGCCCAGTCTCTTGGCTCCGGCGAACTGGACATCATCGACGGCCTCGGTGCCCAGTCCGCCCAGCAGGTCGAAGGCTTCGACAACGCGTCACTCGAGCGCAAGGAGGGGATCAACATCGGCTACATGGCGTTCAACCTCTCCTCGATCGAGCAATTCCAGGACCGCCGGGTCCGGCAGGCAATCAGCTACGCCATCGACACGGAGTCCATCGTCGAAGAGATCTACGCCGGTGTGGCGGTCCAGGCAAGCCAGCCGCTGCCACCGAACCTCCTGGGGTACAACGAGGATCTCGATCCCTACCCGTACGATCCCGACGAGGCCCAGCAACTCCTCGATGAGGCCGGCTACGGCGATGGGTTCTCCTTCGAACTGGCCACCTTCCAGAACCCGCGGGCGTACAACCCGTCGCCGCTACAAACTGCCGAGACCGTCGCCTCGAACCTCGGCGAGGTCGGCATCGACGTGGAGATCAACCAGCAGTCCTTCGGGCCGTTCCTCGAATACACTGCCGAAGGTCGACACGACGCGTGTTTCCTCGGCTGGATGACCGACAACGCGGACCCGGACAACTTCGCGTACGCGCTGTTGCACCCACAGGTCGAGTCGGACCAGCTCACGGAAGGCCAGGACTGGGTCAGCTTCGACACCGAGGGCTTCAACACGAGCAACCGCGCGGGATGGGCAAACCGTGAGTACATGGATCTGGTCGAGCAGGGTCAGCGAACCCTCGACGAGGCCGAGCGAGAGGACCTCTACAACCAGGCGATGCAGATCGCTCACGACGAGGCGCCGTGGGTCTACTTGGACTACGCCGAGGAGCTTCGCGGTGTCGCCAATCGGGTGCAGAACTACACCGTCGCGACCATCAGCGGTCCGTATCTTAATTACGTCTCCGTCGAATAG
- a CDS encoding CBS domain-containing protein translates to MKVADAMTPREDVVTVSLPGTRDDVLEYLQERAFSSVPVVKETDDGEQYRGLVSREALIARPDEDQLAILMEDVPTTESEADIHDVAQVMAETGERRIPVVNGGSLTGMITVTDIIRAIADGDVDGDLEVGDLASYDVNTVFVGTPLVVAEREIAFANVPYAIALDETGEMAGIITEVDLIDVAEVVEGEDATGDSIANQDDDWMWEGIKAVGNRYLPTRDVELPDAPVSEYMSDQLVSVTGTRSAREVAGLLLDNDIEQVPLKRGDELVGVVRDVDLIAGL, encoded by the coding sequence ATGAAAGTCGCCGACGCGATGACACCCCGGGAGGACGTGGTCACTGTCTCGCTTCCCGGAACCAGGGACGACGTCCTGGAGTACCTCCAGGAGCGGGCCTTCTCCTCGGTCCCGGTAGTCAAAGAAACGGACGACGGCGAACAGTACCGCGGGCTCGTCTCCCGCGAGGCCCTGATCGCCAGACCGGACGAGGACCAGCTCGCCATCCTGATGGAGGACGTCCCGACGACCGAGAGCGAAGCGGACATCCACGACGTGGCGCAGGTCATGGCCGAAACTGGCGAGCGGCGCATCCCCGTCGTCAACGGGGGCTCGTTGACCGGGATGATCACCGTCACGGACATCATCCGGGCCATCGCTGACGGCGACGTCGACGGCGACCTCGAAGTCGGCGACCTCGCGAGTTACGACGTGAACACGGTCTTCGTGGGCACGCCGCTGGTCGTCGCCGAGCGGGAGATCGCCTTTGCCAACGTGCCGTATGCCATCGCGCTCGACGAGACGGGCGAGATGGCGGGTATCATCACCGAGGTCGACCTCATCGATGTCGCCGAGGTCGTCGAGGGCGAGGACGCCACCGGCGATTCGATCGCCAACCAGGACGACGACTGGATGTGGGAGGGGATCAAGGCCGTCGGCAACCGCTACCTGCCGACCCGCGACGTCGAACTCCCGGACGCGCCGGTCAGCGAGTACATGAGCGATCAGCTGGTGAGCGTGACCGGGACCCGCAGCGCGCGGGAGGTGGCCGGCCTGCTGCTCGACAACGACATCGAGCAGGTCCCGCTGAAGCGGGGTGACGAACTCGTCGGGGTCGTTCGCGACGTGGATCTCATCGCCGGACTATGA
- a CDS encoding DUF7529 family protein codes for MDDVSHPLDGDQSRWQEVVEESQSLAADYETQGWDVFAPVPGDVVPVPAPGGSETTKVGLDVLVSGDEFEKLESMVETGTFDEFEAFNAQDGGLVYATVVFRSSAEETAVCLPLYYRTAEADRMLERVRGGEQLHVYLHPLSGEQHVQFGVEDPRPLFPPEDLD; via the coding sequence ATGGATGACGTGAGTCACCCGTTGGACGGCGACCAGAGTCGGTGGCAGGAAGTCGTCGAGGAGAGCCAATCGCTGGCCGCGGACTACGAAACACAGGGGTGGGACGTCTTCGCCCCCGTCCCAGGAGATGTCGTTCCGGTACCGGCACCGGGTGGCTCGGAGACGACAAAGGTGGGCCTTGACGTGCTCGTCTCCGGTGACGAGTTCGAGAAACTAGAATCGATGGTCGAGACCGGGACCTTCGACGAGTTCGAGGCGTTCAACGCGCAGGACGGGGGGCTGGTCTACGCCACGGTCGTCTTTCGGTCCTCGGCCGAGGAGACCGCTGTCTGCCTCCCGCTTTACTATCGCACCGCCGAGGCCGACCGGATGCTCGAACGGGTGCGGGGGGGCGAGCAACTCCACGTCTACCTCCACCCGCTTTCCGGCGAGCAACACGTCCAGTTCGGCGTCGAGGACCCTCGGCCGCTGTTCCCCCCGGAGGACCTCGATTGA
- a CDS encoding DUF7268 family protein — protein MRTAFRAIRHRVRLVAPAGLFGVILAVAFLASLGLVGRSVPIWVDSTFAFGGIWFGFGLLSWASSIMLGRTIEGLQARMDLGTGWTETRSRRAMARVAAFGAGMMLGATGVGLFVL, from the coding sequence GTGCGAACCGCTTTTCGGGCGATTCGGCACCGGGTTCGACTCGTGGCTCCAGCCGGCCTGTTCGGTGTCATCCTCGCTGTCGCCTTCCTGGCGAGTCTCGGTCTCGTCGGTCGGTCGGTCCCCATCTGGGTCGACAGTACCTTCGCGTTCGGGGGGATCTGGTTCGGGTTCGGACTCCTATCTTGGGCGAGTTCGATCATGCTTGGTCGGACAATCGAGGGGCTCCAGGCGCGGATGGACCTGGGAACCGGCTGGACGGAGACCCGCTCGCGGCGAGCGATGGCGCGGGTGGCCGCGTTCGGTGCTGGGATGATGCTCGGGGCGACGGGTGTCGGGCTTTTCGTTCTCTGA